The genomic stretch ACTTCCTCAAGGTTGTTGCGACACTTATCGGTCAGTTTATCTCGCTCAATGAGAAGGTGCTGAAACGGGAGGCCGTGCTCAAGCGGGAAAACACCTCCCTTAAATATCAGATTTCCAAGAATTCCAAGGGCCCGTATATCGTCGGCCAGTCGCAGCCCATGGTCGAGGTCCAGCGGCAGATGGAGAAGGTATCTCCCACTCGCGCCACCGTTCTTCTGCTGGGCGAATCCGGTGTGGGAAAAACGCTCATCGCACGCATCATACATGAACTTTCCGAGCGAAAAGGGCACCCGTTCATTAAAGTGAACTGCGCGTCCATCCCCGGCAATCTGCTCGAATCCGAACTGTTCGGTCATGAAAAGGGTGCGTTCACCGGAGCCAGTGGTTCGCGCCCCGGTCGTTTCGAGGAAGCAGACAGCGGAACGATCTTTTTGGACGAGATTGGCGAACTCCCCTTGGGGTTGCAGGCCAAGCTGTTGCGTGTGCTGCAGGAAAAGGAACTGGAACGCCTCGGCTCCAACCGTACCCGTGCAGTTGATGTGCGAATCCTTGCCGCAACGAACCGTGACCTCGGTGATCTGGTAGAGCGCAACAAGTTCCGGCTCGACCTCTATTATCGACTCAATGTCTTCCCCATACGTATCCCCCCTCTGCGGGAGCGAAAGGAAGATATCACATCGCTGCTCAATCATTTTATCAATCAGATGGCCGAGAACTACGGGCGTCAGATGATCTTTACTTCCACTGCGCTCGATGCCCTCATCCGGTACGACTGGCCGGGTAATGTTCGCGAGATGCAGAATCTGATCGAACGGCTGGTCATTATGTCCGATACCGAGCGCATCAGCCTGGAGTTCCTCAAATCCTACCTCGCACCGGGGCAGACTGCCGCTGTGCAGGAAGTTGTGGGGTTTTCCGAGGAAGCACCGCGCCATTCCACGCTCCGTGAGTTTGAGCGTAATGAGGTGCTGGCCGCTCTGGAGCGCAGCGGCTGGATTCAGTACAAGGCTGCTGAGGCACTCGGGTTGTCAGCCAGACAGATGGGGTATCGCGTGAAGAAATATGGACTTGAATCGATGATAGCGGAAGGGCGGGCCAACCTGCGACGCAGGAAAGAAAAAATTTCATGATCAGTCATGACCTAGTACCTCCCATCCCCTAACCGGACAGGCCCCGTCATAATATGACGGGGCCTGTCTTGTTTATTGGGCAAGTGTTTTAGTCAGGTATTGTACGCTGTTGGTGTAAAAAACAGCGTGGTGACAATTACATCATAAAGCCATTTTTATTGTTTTTTCCCGTAGTTGTATTGTTTGCCGTGAAATTTTTTGATAGTGATTTGGCCGCTGTAATTACGCAGGCGCTTCATCCACAGATGTTCATGGGGCGCTGTTCCGTGTTCATGAGAGAAAGAGGAGTTCCCTTGCGCATAGGTGTGCTGAAAGAGGTGAAAGCGGGAGAAAACCGCGTTGCCCTGACCCCTGGCGGTGTCAAAACCCTGGCCGGCGACGGCCATGAATTGTTTGTGGAAGCAGGTGCCGGTGCGCGTTGCGATGCGCCCGATGCAGAATACCAGGCAGCTGGTGCGATCATCGTACCCGATGCCATGGCGGTTTCGGAAAACAGCGATCTGCTGACCAAGGTGAAGGAACCGCAGCCCGAAGAATTTGACATTTTTCGTGAAGGGCAGATCCTTTACAGCTATGTGCACAGTGAAACGCGACTGCCGCTGATTCGCACGCTGCTTGATAAAAAGATTACGGCCATTGCGCTGGAAAACGTCCGGACCGATGATGGCCGTTTTCCGCTGTTGGAGCCCATGTCCATTATTGCAGGCCAGTATGGTGTCATGATCGGCGGCGAATATCTTCAGTGTCGTCACGGTGGGCGTGGCATCAGTCTTGTCCGCTTTCCCGGTCTGCCTCCGGCAAAGGTCGTGGTCCTTGGTGCCGGTCCTGCTGGTGAGTCCGCAGCCCGTACCGCTGCCGGTCTCGGGGCGCAGGTTACACTGACAGAACTTTCATTCGACAAAATCCGCGAACTCACCCCTGTTCTTCCGGCCAATATCAAGCTGGTCAACGCGTCCGAGCCTTCTGTTCACGACGAAATCCTTGAGGCGGACATGGTAGTGCATACCACCACCATCCCGCCCGACAGCAGCTATCATATCATTCCCCGGACCATGCTCCCGCAGATGAAGCGTGGCTCCGTAATTGTAGATGTCACTGCCAACCTTCGTGGCGGCGTCGAGAGTATCGACCGGTATACCACCCACGCCGATCCGGTATGGGAAGTGGACGGTGTCATTCATTATGCCGTGACGAATATCCCCAGCGCCGTGGCCGCGACTGCCTCCCGCGCTTACGAAGCCGCCCATCTGGGCTGGTTGCGGCAGGTGGCAGCGAAAGGGGCGAAGACTGCCCTTGCCGAGAATCCTCCATTGTTGCGTGGCCTGACTGCCGCTGAGGGTATTCTCAGTTGGCATGAAGCAGGCACCATGCAGCAGCTCGACTGGATGGAGCCTCACAAAGCTTTGGAACAAATGGTGTAATGCCAGATTGTTATATACACAGTTTTAACTCTAGGAGAGAGATGATGAAACGTATTGTTAGTCTTGCCCTTATGCTCTGTATGGTTCTGGGTGCCGTCCAGACCGCTTCTGCCGATGCATTGGATGAAATCATCAAACGTGGTGAGCTGCGTGTCGCAGTTCAGACCCAGGGCCCTCCGTTCAGCTTTGTTGACAAGAACGGTGAGCGCACCGGTAGCTCCGTTGAATTCTGTAAGATGATGGCCGAAGAAATGGGCGTTAAGATCAAGTTCCTCGATTACGACTGGGACGGCCTGATCCCCGCACTGCTTTCCGGTAAAGCCGACATGCTCGCTGGCGACATGACCGCAAACCTGAAGCGTGCCCTGCGTGTTTCTTTCACTGATGCTTTCTACTACACCGGCTCCGTTGCCGTGACCAAGTCCGGTTCCGAGCTGACCTCCTGGGAACAGCTGAACAACCCTGACGTGAAAATCGCCGTTCTGATCGGTGGTACCGGTGAAGCCGACGCCAAGCGTCTCTTCCCCAACGCCGAAATCAAGTCCTACAAGGGCGGCGGTCCTATCCTGCTGAACGCCATCATGGCCGGTCATGCTGATGTTGCCGTCAATGACAAGTCCGCTATCGTCGGTGGTATGACTTCTTTCCCCGAAGGCTCCATGACCATCATTCCCGGTGTCATGTCCGAGCAGCCTCTGGCATTTGCCGTTCGTCCCCAGGATGAGCACCTGCGCCAGTGGATCAATCTGTTCTTCAAGTGGGTTAAGGCCGATGGCCGCTACGATGCCAATATCGACTACTGGGTCGATTCCCTGGATTGGAAGAAAGACCACTAGAACACCATTGGTTGAATCAGCCGCGCTCCGCTTGACGGGGCGCGGTTTTCACATTTTAAAATAAGTTTATCATGCTAGAATATTTCAATTTTCGTATTATATGGGAGTACATGCCGCTCTTTCTGGACGGCTTGGTGCAGACCTCGTGGATTTCGTTGGTCGGCATTATCGGCTCCCTGATCATTGGCATGATCGCGTGTGCCTGCCGTATCTCAGGCATCAAGGCTTTGGTCGCCATTTCAGTGGTCTACATCGAAGTCATTCGCTCCACGCCGCTGCTCGTGCAACTCTACTTTCTCTACTTCGGCCTGCCGTCCCTCGGATTCCAGGTCAATGAACTCAATACCGGACTGGTCGCATTGTCGTGCAACTCCGGGGCGTACGTGGCGGAAATCCTCCGGTCGGGCATCAAAGGTATTCCCGTTGGTCAGGTGGAAGCAGCCATGGGCCAGGGGTTCAATATCGTGCAGCGGTTCGGATACATCATCCTGCCCCAGGCGTTGGCCAATACCATGCCTTCCATGCTGGGACAGGCCATCGTGCTGGTCAAGGACTCTGCCGTGCTGTCGCTGATCTCCGTCATGGAGCTGACCCGTGCGGGCCAGTTGCTCAACTCCGAGCGTTTCATGCCCACCGAAGCCTTTTTCACCGTGGCCGCCTTCTATCTCTTCCTGTACTACCTGCTTAAAGGCGCCACCAAGTTATTCCAACGACGTCTGACCTTCAGGAGCGCGTAATCATGTGGGGATTCTATTTCGACCAACTCATGGCTAGCCTGCCCCTGTTCTACAAGGGGCTGGGGATGACAGTCGCTGTTTCCGCCCTCAGTCTGGTGGGTGGAACGATCATTGGTGTCATGGCGGGTATCTTCCGCGCCAACTCGGGGTCATTCATGTCCCGCCTGCTGTCGATTTATGTCGACTTCATGCGCGGAACACCGTTCCTGGTCCAGGTCTTCATCATTTTCTTCATCCTTCCGGAAGTCGGTTTGCATCTGGAAGCGTTTGAAGCGGCCGTATTCAGCCTCACGCTCTATTCGGGCGCGTATATCTGCGAGATCGTGTCCGCAGCCATCCAGGCGGTGCCGCCCGGACAGGCCGAGGCATGCCGTTCGTTGGGCCATACCTGGCGACAGACCATGTGGCTTGTCATTCTGCCTCAGGCGCTGCGAATGGCTTTGCCGTCCCTTGTCGGGCAGTATGTGCTGCTGATCAAGGACTCTTCCATCGTATCCGTTATCGGTGTCACCGACATCACCCGCGCCGGATGGTTGACCGTGCAGCGCATCCCCGAGGGGGTCATGGTCTTTGGACTGGTCGGCTTGATGTACTTTCTGGTTTGCTTCCCGCTCATCCAGATATCGAACAGGCTTGAGAAGCGCTATTCGACAGGGGAGTTGAAGCTCTAACAAGCCTCACCCCGGTTGGAAGGGCCGCTTTCAACCAGCATTGAAACAATACGCCTCGGAGTTTGATTGCTCCGAGGCGTTTTTTGTAGCTTCTTCTTGTCGATGTTTTCGCATTTGTTGTATGGTGACCATTCACCGTAAACGGAGGAAAGGAATGAGTTCTCTGAAATTGGATAAGTACCTGTCACGCGAAGAGTTGCCCGACTTCTTCCGTGAGTTGGCGAGCGCCCTCGAAACAGGTGAGGGTGGCGAACTTTCATGTGCCAACGAATTCAAGAAGATGAAATTCACCGTCAAGGATGAATACGGGCAGATATCCCTGCGGGCCAAGATCAAGTCCGCTGCGGATTGTGTTTCCGAAGATATCGATTTGATACCTGACGCAGAAGATGCCGATCCGAATGCTGTGCCGCCCAAACCGAAATACAAGGCGCTCAAAAAGCGCATGGGCAAGAGCTTCAAGGTTCTTTTCAAGATGATTCATCAGGGGCAAATGCCTCCCAAGGCGGCTGTGGAGGAGTTTCTTTCAGACTCCAAGCTCATGGTTGCCTATCCGGGGTATGGCGATCCCTATTATGAGGAATACATTGCGGCTTGCGATGCCTTTGCTGCGGCCTATGCCGTGGCTGACATGGATTTGCTCAATGAAACAGTCGATAAGCTCGTGCACCAAAAAGGCCATTGCCACGCCAAGTACAAGTAGGCGTGGGCCATCACCAGTTGGGCATGGTGCATACCCTGCACCATGCCCTCTGCATATTTTGACGAACCGTCATTTAACCTGGACAGACCACAAGGGGGAGTGAACATGCAGGCCATGATGCTTAGGTCGTTTGGCGATCAATATGATTTCGACTTGCGTGAGGTTTCCGTGCCGACTCCAAAGCCCGGTGAAGTCCTGATTCGGGTTGTCGGGTCGAGTTTCAATCCCATTGATAACAAGATTGCCACACTGGGGAGTGCCTTGGGTTTTGCGCCCGAGTTGCCTGCCATTTTGGGCATGGATGTCTCCGGTGTCGTGGTCGAGGCTGGCTGCGGTTTTTCCCGTTTCCAGCCGGGAGATGCTATCTATGGTTGTGCCGGAGGGCTGGGTAACATTCCCGGTGCCTTAGCCGAATACATGGTCGTGGATGAACGACTGATGGCCAGAGCGCCCGAGAATATGGAGCTTGCGGATGCGGCGAGCCTGCCACTGGTATCGATCACGGCGTGGCTTGGTTTGTTCGCCAAGGCGGGGATCGCTCCGGGCGAAACCCTGCTGGTGCAGGGCGGTGCCGGTGGGGTCGGGCATATTGCAACCCAGCTTGGCGTGTACGCCGGAGCCGAGGTGCATGCTACAGTCTCTTCGGATACCAAATCCATGATCGTGGAAAGCCTTGGCGCTATCCCGGTCAACTACCGCGAGACCGATCTTGTCGAGTATACGCAGGAAGTGACGGATGGCGACGGATTTGACGTGATTTACGATACGGTTGGCGGTGCCAATCTTGATGTCTCATTCCCGTTGGCCGGGATCGGCGGCAGCGTCGTCACTACGGTCAGTCGCTCCACCAATGATCTGAGTCCGCTGCATGCCAAATCACTGTCGCTCCATGTGGTGTTTATGCTGTTGCCGCTGATGACAGGGCAGGGACGGTGGCAGTACGGCGATATCCTGCGCGAAATCACCTCATTGATTGAAGCGGATGAACTGGCTGTGCTGCTTGATGAATCCCGGTTCCACTTCACGGAAATATCCCAAGCGCACAGATACTGGGCTACAGGCGAGGCCATGGGCAAGATTGTCATTGATTATAGTGAGTAAGATACTTACTTGTCTTTTTTGGCAGTTAATGACACTTGGTTTTTTCGCTTGGTGTCAAAGGAGATGATTCAGCCTTTTCGATGTGATGGAATGAATCGAAAGGTGTTGGTATATTGATATAAATTTCAGTTCAGCCTTGACAAAAGCAGCAGGCGCATCAATGGTAGAATTCTTGGATAATAAGATGTATTCACAAAACGTGATTTTCCGATTTCAAGAAGTGTCATTACTATTACTTAGCTAGGCTTCACTATGCCATCAGATAAAAAAACTCCACCCAATACAGCGCAAGAGCCGGTAGCTCCCACAGAGGAAACCGCCCGCTCAAAGCCTTCGGCGGCCAAGCCGGATGCTCCCAAGCCGAAACAGGGCGCTGGTGCTCCTCCGCCCGGAGCTGGCAAGCAGCAGCCCCCTCAGTCCAATAGGCCGGAAGCATTGAGCAGGGATGAACGGCTCGACCATAAAGACATCGATTTTCAGCCGCCCCTTGTCATCTGCCTGTCCATCATAAGTCGTCTTTTGGGCAAGCCCGTTTCATCGGCAACGCTCAAGGCGGGTATTCCCCAGCAGGAAGGGGTCATTACTGCGGCTTCCATTGTTCGCGCTGCCGAACGGATTGGCTTCAAGGCCAAAACCGTTCATCGCAAGACACCTCGGTCAATATCCAAACTGGTCCTTCCGTCCATCCTGCTGCTGCGAGGCGGCAATGCCTGCGTTCTGCTGGATACGGATGACAATAAGGCACGGGTTATCATCCCCGGTCACGGCATGGATGAAACCGAGATGCCCATGGACAAGCTTGAAGAGGAGTACACCGGATACGCCATTCTGTGCCATCGCGCATCAAAGCTCGACAAACGGGCCAGTGAACTGAAGCAGGTCAAGAGCAAGCGGTGGTTCTGGGGCGTGATGCTCAAATTCTGGCCCATCTACAAGCACGTTATCGGCGCGTCCATCATGACCAACCTGATCATTGTTGCGTCGCCGCTGTTCGTGATGAACGTCTATGATCGGGTCATACCGAATAATGCCATCGACACGCTGTGGGCGTTGGCCATCGGTATAGGTATCGCTTATCTTTTCGACTTTCTGCTGAAAAATCTTCGCTCCTATTTCGTGGACGTGGCCGGACGCAATGCCGACGTATTGATCGGGTCGCGCATCATGCAGCATCTCATGTCGGCCCGACTGGACCACATGCCGGAGTCGGCCGGAGCCGTTGCCAACAATGTGCGTGAATTCGAGTCACTACGAGAGTTCTTCAGTTCCAGTTCGCTGGTGGCGCTCATCGACATGCCGTTTTTGATACTGTTCATTGCGGTTATTCATTTTATCGGCGGTCCCATTGCATGGCCCATATTTATCGCTGTGCCGTTGGTCATCCTGTTCGGCCTGTTCCTGCAGGTGCCGTTTCAGCACATCATCGAAAACCACTACAAGGAATCCACGCAGAAGAACGCGCTTCTTTTCGAGATCGTTCACGGGTTGGAGACCATCAAAACCTCCATGGCAGAAGGTCGCATGCAGGCCCGCTGGGAGAATGTCGTCGGTATGTCGGCCCAGTCCAACAGCAGCGCAAAGGTCTTTGCCAACCTGTCCATCACGTTTTCGGTGTTCGTCACCCAGATGGTGTCCGTTGCGATCATCATCATCGGTGTTTTTCTGATTTCCAAGGGTGAACTGACCGTTGGTGGGCTTATCGCCTGTAATATCCTTTCGGGGCGGGCCATGGCGCCGCTGAGTGCGGTCGCAGGGCTGCTCTCCCGTTTCCAGCAGTCGCGCATGGCGCTTAATGCGCTGGATATGCTCATGGACATGCCTTCTGAGCGTCCTGATGACAAAGAGACATTTCATTACGGTGAGATGGAAGCATCCATGCAGTTGGAGAATGTTTCCTTCAGCTATCCCGGTACGGATAAGGCGGTCCTCAATGAGGTCAATCTGATGCTCAAACCCGGCGACAAGGTCGGTATTGTCGGACGAACCGGTGCGGGTAAATCCACCCTCGGCAAGCTGTGTGTGGGGCTGTATCAGCCTGTGGCCGGTTCGGTGAAGGTGGGTAACATCGATCTGCGGCAAATGGATGTGGCTGATCTTCGACGTAAGGTTGGCTATGTGTCGCAGGATTCGCTGCTCTTCTACGGTACCCTTCGCGACAATATCGCCTTTGGCCTGCCCGAGGCCGACGACCAGTCCATCAAGTTTGCCGCCGACGTAGCCGGAGTCAACGATTTCGTTACCGATCATCCCGCCGGATTCGGCATGATGGTCGGCGAGCGGGGATCGTCCCTGTCAGGCGGGCAGCGACAGGCTGTATCCGTTGCCAGGGCCATTCTTCCCGACCCGGAAATCCTGATCATGGATGAGCCTTCCAGCAATATGGACAACCAGTCCGAATACCGGCTCAAATCAAAGCTGGAACCGTATATCAAGGACAAGACGGTCATCGTGATCACCCACCGCCATTCCATGCTTGATCTGGTCGACCGGCTGGTGATCATGGACAAGGGACGCATCGTGGTGGACGGTCCCAAGCAGGCTGTGCTCGACGGCTTGCGATCCGGCAAGATCAAGGTTTCCATGTGAGGTCGACATGAAGAAATACGATAAAGAAACGTTGCTGTTCATGTCCGAGGTGGACCAGGCCATGTATGGAAAAGGCCGCCGCTACACCTACATCATGTCCACCTGCATTATCCTGATGTTCGTGGGCTTCCTGGTATGGGCAAAGTTCGCCGTGCTCGACGAGGTGACTCGTGGATTCGGGCGCATCATTCCCTCCCAGCGCATTCAGGAAATCCAGAACCTTGAAGGCGGTATCCTTAGCGATATCTACGTCAACGAGGGGCAGGTGGTTGAAAAGGGCGATGTTCTTTGCCGTCTGCATAACGAGCAGGCCGCCAGTTTTTATCGTGACGCACAGGCCAAGGCCCTGGAGCACCGTGCCGCCATCGCCCGACTCATTGGCGTGGTGGAAGGCATTGAACCAGTATTTGATGAAGAGTTGAAAGAAAAGGCTCCACAATTGGTCAATGACCAACGCCGGATATTCAAGGCACAAAAAGAACAGTTGGACATAGAACTCGCCCTCTTGCGCGACCAGTACGAGCAGAAGCAGCAGGAAGTGAACGAGATGGCGGGGCGCCGGAAGCAACTGCTTTCCAGTCTGAAGGTGGCGGAAAAGCAGTTGGATATCACTCGCCCGCTGGTCAAGAAGCAGATCCACTCCGAGTTGGACTTTCTCAATCTTGAACAAAAAGTCGTGGAGCTTCGAGGTGATGTGGACGCCCTGCGTCTGGGGATACCCAGAGTGCAGAGTGCCGCCAGAGAAGCACTGGGACGCATCGAACAACGCAAGGCCGAGCACCGCTCCGCAGCGTTGGAAGAGATCAACGAGCGGCGCCTTGAATTGATTTCCATTCGTGAGTCCTTGGCAGCAGGAAGTGATCGCGTGACCCGAACCGATGTTCGTTCCCCGGTCAGAGGTATCGTAAAATCCATTTATATCAATACGCTTGGTGGTGTTGTGCAGCCCGGCGAGTCGATCATGGAAGTGGTCCCTCTCGACGACACCCTGTTGGTGGAAGCGCAGATCAAGCCGGCGGATATCGCATTCCTCCATCCCCAGCAAAAAGCACAGGTCAAGATCACTGCCTATGACTTTTCCATCTATGGTGGATTGGAAGGGACAGTCGAGCACATCAGCGCGGATACCATTGAAAACGAGAAAGGGGAGAGCTTCTACCTCGTCAAGGTGCGCACTACCCAGAACGTGATGAAGTATCGCGGTCAGGAATTGCCCATTATTCCGGGCATGACTGCTCAGGTGGATATCCTGACCGGAGAGAAGTCCGTGCTCGACTATCTGCTCAAGCCCATCCTCAAGGCCAAGCAAAACGCGCTTAGGGAGCGCTAGCCCTCAGTATGACTGAGAGGTCGTCCATATTACATCCGGCGGCGATGCTCGTGTGTGTTGCGTGCATCGTCGTCTGCCTTTGCTGTGGTCCGGCCGCAGCAGCAGATTCCGCGCCTCCCAAGGTGAAGCTCTTTGGTACCGTGGAGTTCAAGGGGAAGATCAAGCAATTGCCCAACTGGACCCGTGTGCTCGGTAAAATGGAAAAGTGGAAAGGGTTCTTCCAGTACATTTCCACTGCCAAGCTGCCCTCGAAATCAGGTTGGTCCAAGCTGGTCAAGGAAGTTGAAGGGCAGGACGCCATGGGCAAGCTCAAAGCCGTCAACAAGTTCTTCAACCTGTGGCCCTACCGGCTGGATGCTGCCAACTATGGCGTATCGGACTATTGGGCCACCCCCATGGAGTTTCTTAAGAAATCAGGCGATTGCGAGGACTATGCAATCGCCAAGTACTATGCCTTGCAGGAGTTCGGTTTTTCGATCGACTCCATGCGCATTGTGGCCGTGAAGGATTACATCCGAGGCATCGGCCATGCCGTGCTCGTCGTCTATACCGATAGCGGGGCATACGTGCTCGATAATCAGACGAACATGGTGCTGTCCCACGCTCGGTACAAGCACTATATTCCCCAGTATTCAGTAAATGAGAAATTTCGTTGGATGCACGTTCCCACCAAAAAACGGTTCGGGAAGAAAGCGACAACGAACAACGTGAAACAGGAAAACGTTTTACCTGTTCCGTAAAACACCAGATGGAGTTGACTATGGCATCAAACATTACCATGACCGAAGCGTCCGAACCGATAGGAGGGGCCAAACAAGGCGTAAAAATTGCCGTTGTTTTGGCTTTTGTGCTGGTTTTGTCCGCGGGGATGGCTTTTCTGGGTGGCCGGGCCATCGATGAAAAGCGTCAGGTGACCCTGGATAATCAGGAGAAACGGCTTCGACTCCTCGCCCACGGGCGGGCTCAGATGGTCGAGGCGTGGCTGGAGAATCTTTCTCAGCAGGGTGACCGGCTGATTAAGTCGGACCTGTTCCGGCTCTACGCCGCTGAAGTTGATTCGATCAACGGCGACCTGGCATCCATTTTCGGGGCAATTCCCGGGCAGGATGTCGACAGCGGCGTGCCTGAATTGGCCCAGCAGTTGCCGATGATGCAGAACATGCTGCGCGAATTTTCCGCCTATGCCGGGTTCGTCAATGCACGAATCCTCAACCGGGAAGGCGACGCTTATATCGCCACGGATGGTCATCTGCCTCCCATGCTCGCCGAACAGGTGGCACAGGCCTCCGAGGCTATCCGCACGAAGTCCCCACGGTTCTCGCCCCTCAGAAAAACCGGGCAGGGAGTTGAGCTGGACGTATACGTGCCCATCTTCCCGCCGGACGATACCGATGGCGAACAGGCACCGGTTGGTACCCTGATGATTACACGACAGGTCTCGGGGCAGATCACTGAACTGCTTTCCAATTCGTCCCTGTCGGCTGAAGGTGAGAAAACCCGCCTTATGCAGCGCATGGGCAATGTGTACAGGGAAGTGACACCCTGGACCGCTTCGGGGTTCTCGGATGTGGTGGCTGATATTTCTTTGAATGAGGACAACATCCTGCCCTTTGCCCAGCGGAGCAGTCTGTCGGATGAGAGCAGCAAGGTGTTCTCCATGGCTGTCCCGGTGAATGGGCCGCAGTGGTGGATCGTTCAGGAAGCCGGAGCACAAGGTGTTCTCGGCCCCATCGAGAGCTACAGTGGTACGGTCTATGTGGTCACCGGACTGGGTGTACTGACCGCCTTCCTGATGGCCGGGCTTGCCTGGTGGGTCATGGCCGGGGTGCAGTCAAAACGTGTTGCAGCCGAATTCAAGGCGCTGGCGTTGCAGATCGAGGACCAGAAGCGGTTCATCGACTCAATCAATGCCAATATCGAAGAGTTCATCACGCTCAAGGATGCCGAAGGCAAGTACACGTACGTCAATGATGCCTTTGCCCTGGCTGTGGGCAGAAGCCGGGACGAGATCATCGGCATGGATGGCGTGGCAGTGTTTGGCTACGATACGGCCAAGCGCCTCTCTTCCATGGACGATATCGTTCTGATGGAAAATCGGCAGGTTGTCGTTAACGAGTCGGTCTTCCTGCGTTCTCAGCGTTACCGTTTCCAGATAGCGAAATCTCCTTATTGCGGTGCAGATGGCACCTGCATCGGCATTGTCGAAGTGTATCGCGATATGACGGAATTTGTCGCCATACAGGAGAAGAACCGTCGGCTTATCCGTCGGGCCATGGAGGCTCTTGGTTCCACCATTGAAGCGGCAGATCCCTATCTGGGTGGTCACACAAAGCTGCTGGCCGGTTTATCGGTCGAGGTGGCTCGCCACATGCATTTGCCCGAGACCGATGTGGTGGAAATTGAAACCGCGGCCAACCTCTCTCAGATAGGCAAGATGTTCGTGCCCAATGAGATTCTGACCAAACCCGGGAAGCTGACTCCTGAGGAAAAGGCGACCATGGAAAATCATGTGGAGCACGCCTACCGCATCCTCAAGGATATCGATATTGCCGAAGGGGTGCTCATCGCCATTTACCAGATGAGTGAACATGTCGACGGCAGCGGGTATCCCAAGAAGCTGACAGGTAATGAAATCATTTTGCCTGCACGCATCCTGTCATCCCTCAACGCGTTTTGCGCCATGATTCGCCCCCGTTCATATCGCGGGGCCAAATCACCTGAGGATGCGCTGGGAATCCTGTTGCAGGAAAATACCAAATACGATCAGGACGTTGTTCACGCATTGGGCGAAGTGCTCAAAACCCCCACAGGGGAGCGCGTACTACGCGAAGAGTTGTAATAACCGATCCGTCTGGTGTGGATCGCAAGTCCCGGTGTTTCGACGCCGGGACTTTTTTGTCTCATGGTAAAAGTGAGCGGGAAGATGCAGCAAACTTTGACGAAAGTACGATTATACGTATATGAAGGGTAAGTTGAAAAATGTTGTATTGAGGTGTTCTTCTACCTGCCAACAATGATCCTCAGTATTGCTGTCGGCAGGTCCTTTTCCAAAGCGGCTAATCGGAGGTACGATGCATGGTCTAGAGTTAGCTGCTCTTTCAGGAATTCTGGTCATTGGTATTCTTTGTCAGTGGATCGCCTGGCGCGTGAAACTGCCTGCAATACTCTTTCTTCTTTTATGCGGCATACTTGTCGGCCCGGTTTTACGATACCTTGAGCCGGATGCCCTTTTCGGAAATATGCTGTTTCCGTTCATTTCGCTG from Pseudodesulfovibrio profundus encodes the following:
- a CDS encoding HD domain-containing phosphohydrolase; its protein translation is MASNITMTEASEPIGGAKQGVKIAVVLAFVLVLSAGMAFLGGRAIDEKRQVTLDNQEKRLRLLAHGRAQMVEAWLENLSQQGDRLIKSDLFRLYAAEVDSINGDLASIFGAIPGQDVDSGVPELAQQLPMMQNMLREFSAYAGFVNARILNREGDAYIATDGHLPPMLAEQVAQASEAIRTKSPRFSPLRKTGQGVELDVYVPIFPPDDTDGEQAPVGTLMITRQVSGQITELLSNSSLSAEGEKTRLMQRMGNVYREVTPWTASGFSDVVADISLNEDNILPFAQRSSLSDESSKVFSMAVPVNGPQWWIVQEAGAQGVLGPIESYSGTVYVVTGLGVLTAFLMAGLAWWVMAGVQSKRVAAEFKALALQIEDQKRFIDSINANIEEFITLKDAEGKYTYVNDAFALAVGRSRDEIIGMDGVAVFGYDTAKRLSSMDDIVLMENRQVVVNESVFLRSQRYRFQIAKSPYCGADGTCIGIVEVYRDMTEFVAIQEKNRRLIRRAMEALGSTIEAADPYLGGHTKLLAGLSVEVARHMHLPETDVVEIETAANLSQIGKMFVPNEILTKPGKLTPEEKATMENHVEHAYRILKDIDIAEGVLIAIYQMSEHVDGSGYPKKLTGNEIILPARILSSLNAFCAMIRPRSYRGAKSPEDALGILLQENTKYDQDVVHALGEVLKTPTGERVLREEL